The following proteins are encoded in a genomic region of Henckelia pumila isolate YLH828 unplaced genomic scaffold, ASM3356847v2 CTG_298:::fragment_3, whole genome shotgun sequence:
- the LOC140870989 gene encoding sulfite exporter TauE/SafE family protein 3-like isoform X1: MAVNHPKWKAFGPFLTLMWSFLLASIVAFKQEYQDSDSSDTDFFRSSVDSLWQADNSGYHHVWPDMAFNWRIIVGTVIGFFGAAFGSVGGVGGGGIFVPMLSLIIGFDPKSSTAISKCMIMGGAISAVYYNLKLRHPTIEMPIIDYDLVVLIQPMLMMGISIGVTFNVIFADWMVTVLLIILFIVVSTKAFLKGVEVWKEETIFKMENAKRFEADDKGKDEEEYKLLPGGSSDNSENVAMKDLSEADSQVGVIANVRWKQFGLLVFVWVSYLALQITKNYTSTCSLAYWVVNLMQIPVSFSVWGYQVICLNKGWRKIESKGDEGANLQVLQLIAYGFLGIMAGIVGGLLGQGGGFIMGPVFLELGIPPQVASATATFGMMFSSSMSVVEYYLLKRFPVPYALYFIAVATIAAFVGQHAVRRLVAVLGRASIIIFILSFTIFVSAVSLGGVGISNMIGKIERHDYMGFDNLCK; the protein is encoded by the exons atggctgtGAATCATCCAAAATGGAAGGCTTTCGGACCCTTTTTAACTCTTATGTGGAGCTTTCTTTTAGCATCGATCGTTGCTTTCAAGCAGGAATATCAGGATTCGGATTCATCAGATACAGATTTTTTCAGGTCGTCTGTGGATTCCTTATGGCAAGCAGACAACTCAGGCTATCACCACGTTTGGCCT GATATGGCCTTCAACTGGAGAATCATCGTTGGTACAGTAATAGGATTCTTTGGAGCAGCCTTTGGGAGTGTTGGTGGTGTTGGGGGCGGAGGAATATTCGTGCCTATGCTTAGTTtgattattggatttgatccaaaaTCATCAACTGCAATATCCAAAT GTATGATCATGGGTGGTGCAATCTCCGCCGTGTATTACAATCTTAAGCTCAGGCATCCCACCATCGAAATGCCGATAATCGACTATGACTTGGTTGTTCTCATCCAACCCATGCTCATGATGGGGATCAGCATTGGAGTCACTTTCAATGTGATATTTGCCGATTGGATGGTCACTGTTCTTCTCATAATTCTCTTCATAG TCGTGTCGACGAAGGCCTTTCTTAAAGGTGTTGAAGTGTGGAAAGAAGAGACTATCTTCAAAATG GAGAACGCAAAGCGATTCGAAGCAGATG ACAAAGGTAAAGATGAAGAAGAATATAAGTTACTTCCAGGCGGCTCGAGCGACAATTCAGAAAATGTGGCAATGAAAGACTTGTCGGAAGCAGAT TCACAGGTCGGAGTTATTGCGAATGTGCGTTGGAAGCAGTTTGGGCTACTTGTTTTCGTTTGGGTGTCGTATCTCGCATTGCAGATCACCAAG AATTACACGTCGACTTGTTCACTAGCATATTGGGTGGTGAACTTGATGCAG ATCCCGGTGTCATTTAGCGTATGGGGTTATCAAGTGATTTGCCTAAACAAAGGATGGCGAAAAATCGAATCCAAGGGAGATGAAGGGGCCAATCTTCAAGTCCTCCAACTGATTGCTTATGGTTTCCTTGGCATCATGGCTGGTATTGTAGGGGGCCTGCTCGGTCAAGGAGGTGGATTCATCATGGGTCCAGTGTTTTTGGAGTTAGGAATCCCTCCGCAG GTTGCTAGCGCCACTGCAACATTTGGTATGATGTTCTCCTCATCAATGTCAGTTGTCGAATATTATCTGTTGAAACGTTTCCCGGTACCTTACG CTCTGTACTTTATTGCTGTGGCAACTATCGCTGCTTTCGTCGGGCAACACGCCGTGAGACGGCTGGTCGCGGTGCTGGGAAGGGCGtccattatcatcttcatcctGTCTTTCACAATCTTTGTGAGCGCCGTTTCTCTAG GTGGAGTTGGCATTTCAAACATGATTGGAAAGATTGAACGAcacgattacatgggattcgaCAACCTCTGCAAATAA
- the LOC140870989 gene encoding sulfite exporter TauE/SafE family protein 3-like isoform X2, giving the protein MAVNHPKWKAFGPFLTLMWSFLLASIVAFKQEYQDSDSSDTDFFRSSVDSLWQADNSGYHHVWPDMAFNWRIIVGTVIGFFGAAFGSVGGVGGGGIFVPMLSLIIGFDPKSSTAISKCMIMGGAISAVYYNLKLRHPTIEMPIIDYDLVVLIQPMLMMGISIGVTFNVIFADWMVTVLLIILFIVVSTKAFLKGVEVWKEETIFKMENAKRFEADDKGKDEEEYKLLPGGSSDNSENVAMKDLSEADVGVIANVRWKQFGLLVFVWVSYLALQITKNYTSTCSLAYWVVNLMQIPVSFSVWGYQVICLNKGWRKIESKGDEGANLQVLQLIAYGFLGIMAGIVGGLLGQGGGFIMGPVFLELGIPPQVASATATFGMMFSSSMSVVEYYLLKRFPVPYALYFIAVATIAAFVGQHAVRRLVAVLGRASIIIFILSFTIFVSAVSLGGVGISNMIGKIERHDYMGFDNLCK; this is encoded by the exons atggctgtGAATCATCCAAAATGGAAGGCTTTCGGACCCTTTTTAACTCTTATGTGGAGCTTTCTTTTAGCATCGATCGTTGCTTTCAAGCAGGAATATCAGGATTCGGATTCATCAGATACAGATTTTTTCAGGTCGTCTGTGGATTCCTTATGGCAAGCAGACAACTCAGGCTATCACCACGTTTGGCCT GATATGGCCTTCAACTGGAGAATCATCGTTGGTACAGTAATAGGATTCTTTGGAGCAGCCTTTGGGAGTGTTGGTGGTGTTGGGGGCGGAGGAATATTCGTGCCTATGCTTAGTTtgattattggatttgatccaaaaTCATCAACTGCAATATCCAAAT GTATGATCATGGGTGGTGCAATCTCCGCCGTGTATTACAATCTTAAGCTCAGGCATCCCACCATCGAAATGCCGATAATCGACTATGACTTGGTTGTTCTCATCCAACCCATGCTCATGATGGGGATCAGCATTGGAGTCACTTTCAATGTGATATTTGCCGATTGGATGGTCACTGTTCTTCTCATAATTCTCTTCATAG TCGTGTCGACGAAGGCCTTTCTTAAAGGTGTTGAAGTGTGGAAAGAAGAGACTATCTTCAAAATG GAGAACGCAAAGCGATTCGAAGCAGATG ACAAAGGTAAAGATGAAGAAGAATATAAGTTACTTCCAGGCGGCTCGAGCGACAATTCAGAAAATGTGGCAATGAAAGACTTGTCGGAAGCAGAT GTCGGAGTTATTGCGAATGTGCGTTGGAAGCAGTTTGGGCTACTTGTTTTCGTTTGGGTGTCGTATCTCGCATTGCAGATCACCAAG AATTACACGTCGACTTGTTCACTAGCATATTGGGTGGTGAACTTGATGCAG ATCCCGGTGTCATTTAGCGTATGGGGTTATCAAGTGATTTGCCTAAACAAAGGATGGCGAAAAATCGAATCCAAGGGAGATGAAGGGGCCAATCTTCAAGTCCTCCAACTGATTGCTTATGGTTTCCTTGGCATCATGGCTGGTATTGTAGGGGGCCTGCTCGGTCAAGGAGGTGGATTCATCATGGGTCCAGTGTTTTTGGAGTTAGGAATCCCTCCGCAG GTTGCTAGCGCCACTGCAACATTTGGTATGATGTTCTCCTCATCAATGTCAGTTGTCGAATATTATCTGTTGAAACGTTTCCCGGTACCTTACG CTCTGTACTTTATTGCTGTGGCAACTATCGCTGCTTTCGTCGGGCAACACGCCGTGAGACGGCTGGTCGCGGTGCTGGGAAGGGCGtccattatcatcttcatcctGTCTTTCACAATCTTTGTGAGCGCCGTTTCTCTAG GTGGAGTTGGCATTTCAAACATGATTGGAAAGATTGAACGAcacgattacatgggattcgaCAACCTCTGCAAATAA